Proteins from a genomic interval of Microbacterium imperiale:
- a CDS encoding biliverdin-producing heme oxygenase has translation MNAPIPFSTALRERSSSAHSGSEGAGFMSDLMRGAGSRDDYTALVAQHWFIYEALEDAASRMAADPVAAMFISAKLTRLPALEADLEFLIGPDWRERIAPLPATRRYVARIREVGASWPGGFVAHHYTRYLGDLSGGLFIGKLMARRFGFETNGIGFYLFAEIGDPAAFKEHYRAQLDAAPWDAAEQQRVIDEVLAAYQFNTDLFTDLAAAKAASVVA, from the coding sequence ATGAACGCACCGATCCCGTTCTCGACGGCTCTGCGCGAGCGCTCCAGCTCGGCCCACTCCGGCAGCGAGGGCGCCGGCTTCATGTCGGATCTCATGCGCGGTGCGGGCAGCCGCGACGACTACACGGCGCTCGTCGCGCAGCACTGGTTCATCTACGAGGCGCTCGAGGACGCGGCATCCCGCATGGCCGCCGACCCCGTGGCGGCGATGTTCATCAGTGCGAAGCTCACGCGGCTGCCGGCCCTCGAAGCCGACCTCGAGTTCCTCATCGGCCCGGACTGGCGCGAGCGGATCGCGCCACTGCCCGCCACACGCCGCTACGTCGCCCGCATCCGCGAGGTCGGCGCCAGCTGGCCCGGCGGGTTCGTCGCGCACCACTACACCCGCTACCTCGGCGATCTCTCGGGCGGGCTCTTCATCGGCAAGCTCATGGCGCGGCGGTTCGGCTTCGAGACCAACGGCATCGGGTTCTACCTCTTCGCCGAGATCGGTGATCCCGCGGCGTTCAAGGAGCACTACCGCGCTCAGCTCGACGCCGCTCCCTGGGACGCGGCGGAGCAGCAGCGCGTCATCGACGAGGTGCTCGCGGCGTACCAGTTCAACACCGACCTGTTCACCGACCTGGCCGCTGCGAAGGCGGCATCCGTCGTCGCCTGA
- a CDS encoding serine hydrolase domain-containing protein: MTLSACAPGGIDTVAAPPQVEGELGDDTQAQLTAAVERAMAATGSGGAIAGVWVPWAGQWVSGFGANPDGSAVAADDTFKAGPVTRAMTCDVLYGLAADGVVELDDPVTNWVVGFPATPVVTLEQLCDSTSGLGSYQPKLQGRWESNPSRTWAPHELLAYGLAAGAPTGAGTYASSDAGYVMLGIALERASGSTAAELFERYVFGPLGMSASSLPGATAELGLHGTQSVFTPEGAVDCATAVDLTSLSPTAGFTASGAVTTADDLGRYARALATGLRPFDGEERFAAPLPVDEGAPTWYTVDGGTYQAGTLIGQYGSVPGYQTVAFADRDTGLTVVAVLNNSRASAEAIRVLGWQLAAIASKAPAAEGETAPPSGLPWTPEQLDGDLASVATCPIP; the protein is encoded by the coding sequence TTGACCCTGTCCGCGTGCGCTCCCGGCGGCATCGACACGGTGGCGGCTCCGCCCCAGGTGGAAGGCGAGCTGGGCGACGACACGCAGGCGCAGCTCACCGCTGCGGTCGAGCGGGCCATGGCCGCGACCGGATCGGGCGGCGCCATCGCCGGAGTGTGGGTGCCCTGGGCCGGACAGTGGGTGAGCGGCTTCGGCGCCAACCCCGACGGATCGGCCGTCGCCGCCGATGACACCTTCAAGGCGGGACCCGTCACCCGCGCGATGACCTGCGACGTCCTCTACGGCCTCGCGGCGGACGGGGTCGTCGAACTCGACGATCCCGTGACCAACTGGGTCGTCGGGTTCCCCGCGACACCGGTGGTGACCCTCGAGCAGCTGTGCGACAGCACGAGCGGCCTCGGTTCGTACCAGCCCAAGCTCCAGGGGCGGTGGGAGTCCAACCCGTCGCGGACGTGGGCGCCGCACGAACTGCTCGCCTACGGCCTGGCCGCCGGCGCGCCGACCGGTGCCGGAACGTACGCCAGCTCGGACGCCGGGTACGTGATGCTCGGCATCGCGCTCGAACGCGCCTCGGGCAGCACCGCCGCCGAGCTGTTCGAGCGGTACGTGTTCGGACCGCTCGGCATGTCGGCCTCGTCGCTGCCGGGCGCCACCGCCGAGCTCGGTCTGCACGGCACGCAGTCGGTCTTCACGCCCGAAGGCGCGGTGGACTGCGCCACGGCCGTCGACCTGACCTCCCTGTCGCCCACCGCGGGCTTCACCGCGTCCGGCGCGGTCACCACGGCGGACGACCTGGGCCGGTACGCCCGCGCGCTCGCGACCGGCCTGCGCCCCTTCGACGGCGAGGAGCGGTTCGCCGCGCCGCTGCCGGTCGACGAGGGTGCGCCGACCTGGTACACCGTCGACGGCGGCACGTATCAGGCGGGAACCCTCATCGGACAGTACGGATCGGTGCCGGGCTACCAGACCGTCGCGTTCGCCGATCGCGACACCGGCCTGACGGTCGTAGCCGTGCTCAACAACTCGCGCGCGTCGGCCGAGGCCATCCGCGTGCTGGGGTGGCAGCTCGCCGCCATCGCCTCGAAGGCCCCCGCGGCCGAGGGCGAGACGGCTCCGCCGTCGGGCCTGCCGTGGACGCCCGAGCAGCTCGACGGCGACCTCGCGTCCGTCGCGACCTGCCCGATCCCGTAA
- a CDS encoding ATP-dependent DNA helicase translates to MTLPPLSAEQEALFRRIESTRDHVFVTGRAGTGKSTLLQHLAWNTDKQIAICAPTGVAALNVEGQTIHSLFRLPIGLVADSELEQSEPTRRILNAIDTLIIDEISMVNADVMDAIDRSLRQARRRRSEPFGGVQVVMFGDPYQLSPVPPRGDELRYIRDHYRSFWFFDAQVWAGPKADAGAIRSDGLLDLGRVGAPLHIAELGEIHRQSDVAFKEMLNAVRYGVVTADIAAALNAAGARTPPPPTGDEPPVITLATRNDAVNRINQRHLDALTGPVQTAKADVSGDFGRGDASYPADPELQLKVGAQVMFLRNDVGGGFSGDGPRWVNGSIGTVTRIAGSSVRVELDGEEHDVEPVVWERFRYAYDPGSRKLTREVVAEFTQFPLRLAWAVTIHKSQGKTYDRAIVDLGSGAFAPGQTYVALSRLTSLEGLYLSRPLRPSDILVDHDVRRFMAAVRAAGM, encoded by the coding sequence GTGACCTTGCCGCCTCTTTCCGCCGAGCAGGAGGCCCTGTTCCGTCGCATCGAGAGCACGCGCGACCACGTCTTCGTCACGGGGCGGGCGGGCACGGGCAAGTCGACGCTGCTGCAGCACCTGGCCTGGAACACCGACAAGCAGATCGCGATCTGCGCCCCGACCGGGGTGGCCGCCCTCAACGTCGAAGGTCAGACGATCCACTCGCTCTTCCGGCTGCCGATCGGCCTGGTCGCCGACAGCGAGCTCGAGCAGTCCGAGCCCACGCGTCGCATCCTCAACGCGATCGACACCCTGATCATCGATGAGATCTCGATGGTCAACGCCGACGTCATGGACGCGATCGACCGCTCGTTGCGGCAGGCCCGTCGGCGGCGCTCCGAGCCCTTCGGCGGCGTGCAGGTCGTGATGTTCGGCGACCCGTACCAGTTGTCGCCCGTGCCGCCCCGCGGCGACGAGCTGCGCTACATCCGCGACCACTACCGCTCGTTCTGGTTCTTCGACGCGCAGGTGTGGGCAGGCCCGAAGGCCGATGCCGGCGCCATCCGTTCCGACGGACTGCTCGACCTCGGCCGCGTGGGCGCGCCGCTGCACATCGCGGAGCTGGGCGAGATCCACCGCCAGTCGGACGTCGCGTTCAAAGAGATGCTCAACGCCGTCCGCTACGGCGTCGTCACCGCCGACATCGCCGCGGCGCTCAACGCCGCCGGAGCCCGCACGCCGCCCCCGCCGACCGGCGACGAGCCGCCGGTCATCACGCTCGCCACCCGCAACGACGCCGTCAACCGCATCAACCAGCGTCACCTCGACGCCCTGACGGGTCCGGTGCAGACGGCGAAGGCCGACGTGAGCGGGGACTTCGGCCGCGGCGACGCCTCGTACCCCGCCGACCCGGAGCTGCAGCTCAAGGTGGGGGCGCAGGTGATGTTCTTGCGCAACGACGTCGGCGGCGGGTTCAGCGGTGACGGGCCGCGCTGGGTGAACGGCTCGATCGGCACCGTCACCCGCATCGCCGGCTCATCGGTGCGGGTCGAGCTCGACGGCGAGGAGCACGACGTCGAACCGGTCGTCTGGGAGAGGTTCCGCTACGCGTACGACCCGGGCTCGCGCAAGCTCACCCGCGAGGTCGTGGCCGAGTTCACGCAGTTCCCGCTGCGGCTGGCGTGGGCGGTGACGATCCACAAGTCGCAGGGCAAGACCTACGACCGCGCCATCGTCGACCTCGGCAGCGGGGCCTTCGCGCCGGGGCAGACCTATGTGGCGCTGTCGCGGCTGACCTCGCTCGAGGGCCTCTACCTGTCGCGGCCGCTGCGACCGAGCGACATCCTCGTCGACCATGACGTGCGCCGCTTCATGGCCGCCGTGCGTGCCGCCGGGATGTGA
- a CDS encoding DUF2470 domain-containing protein has translation MTHRFDEAALAGVLGHMNEDHRDDNLLIVRAFGEPGAVAAAMRSFDGSGGSWVATREDGSTHDVRVTWLGGPITERREVRREIVALYDAACAHLGVEPRPHD, from the coding sequence ATGACCCACCGTTTCGACGAGGCCGCCCTGGCGGGCGTGCTCGGCCACATGAACGAGGACCACCGCGACGACAACCTCCTGATCGTCCGCGCTTTCGGTGAACCGGGCGCCGTGGCCGCCGCGATGCGCTCGTTCGACGGCTCCGGCGGCTCGTGGGTCGCGACGCGCGAGGACGGCTCGACGCACGACGTGCGCGTCACGTGGCTCGGCGGTCCGATCACCGAGCGTCGCGAGGTGCGCCGCGAGATCGTCGCGCTGTACGACGCCGCGTGCGCGCACCTGGGCGTCGAACCGCGCCCGCACGACTGA